In Paenibacillus hexagrammi, the following are encoded in one genomic region:
- a CDS encoding DUF1273 domain-containing protein → MKRVLITGYRASELGIFSLKHPGISIIKKAITKQIISLMDEGLEWVVVSGGWGVELWAAEAVIDLKTEYPHMRLAVITPFLEQEEKWSDEKKGIYSGVLARADYVNSVTKTKYDGPWQFKERDTFLLRNTDGMILVYDEDTGGSPQYIKRQAMRLAEQGSYPIFSINAMDLQSVAEDERQDMDYV, encoded by the coding sequence GTGAAGCGGGTGCTGATTACGGGATATAGAGCATCGGAGCTGGGGATTTTCTCCTTAAAGCATCCAGGAATATCTATTATTAAAAAGGCCATCACAAAGCAAATTATCTCGCTCATGGATGAGGGACTGGAATGGGTTGTCGTGAGCGGAGGCTGGGGAGTCGAGCTGTGGGCCGCAGAAGCTGTGATCGACTTAAAGACGGAATATCCCCATATGCGGTTGGCGGTCATCACTCCGTTCCTAGAGCAGGAAGAGAAGTGGAGCGATGAGAAGAAAGGCATTTACAGCGGAGTATTGGCACGTGCCGACTATGTAAACAGCGTGACAAAAACCAAATACGATGGACCTTGGCAATTTAAGGAAAGGGATACCTTTCTGCTGCGGAATACGGATGGTATGATCCTGGTATACGATGAGGACACTGGGGGCTCACCGCAATACATCAAGCGGCAGGCGATGCGTCTGGCGGAACAAGGCTCGTATCCCATTTTCAGCATCAATGCAATGGATTTGCAGAGTGTTGC